DNA from Thunnus thynnus chromosome 2, fThuThy2.1, whole genome shotgun sequence:
ACCTTATAAGTAAATATTCCATTAACTTCTGagtatgaatatatattttcacacatttgtgTTACTGTCTAATTGCAAAATAGAAATGAGAGATGTGTAATTTTGCAGGTTACCCCAGCCACTTTGTACACTAacttaaaacagaaaatctcATGATGTCACCACTGTCATGCCTCTGAGAAACTctgaaattaagaaaaaaagactggCATCACAAAATTCTGTTTATCTGCAAGTGTACATCCACCTCCGTCTGGTAGTACACCATTGTTTTAGTAAGACTGTTTAACTTTTGGATGCATGAGTGCATAAAACTTTGGTGAAAATTGTCATCCTTTAAGAAAATTCGAGCATTTTTGGTAAAAATtggtaaaaactgaaaacaaggcTTAACTGCAATAAATGTTGCTGCTTCGAGTAAGAATCACAAAATTAGGTAATGTATTCTTAAACAATGTTACAATGGCATTGGGACAAGACAAAGTTCACTTTTTCACCTGCAGGAGCCACCACCATGCTGGTACAAGTATTGCTTGAGTTTTATTGTTGCATGAACTAACTATTATTGAGAGGCCTCCCCACTAcagcaaaagagaaaataaagacaagagTCCAACAATTATATtttcagtgtgttagcatgtttctTGCAAAGAGGTTTGTCTTTCTTTGAGAAGAACGTCTGGCCTTCCAGAGTGGTGCAGCACACCTGAAAAAAGccaaaagacacacaaacatgaacacaaacagagagaaaggttACAGAGGTGAAGTTGTAAAACTTTATTGGGATAATTCATTttgtctgaaaaaaataattgtgagaGACCACTCATCTGCTCCCCATTATGTTTTTCCATTACTCACACATCATtattaaaagagaaagaaaaacaactggcTGATTTGTACAAAGGGATTGATATAAGCTGAACACTGTAGTAATTAatacaagatttaaaaaaaaacactacttgCTTTGTGTAACCTTACTGGATGATAATATTTGGAATATAACAGCCACCAAATCCAGAAATGATTAAAGACACAAGTATCATTCACTAAAGATAATATTAAAGTGTTGTTTTTGCCAACTGGACAGCAAAGTTGAAAAATAGCTAAAATAGTTCTTAATCAGATAAAGTGAATTGTAAAGGGTGTCCTTCTGTTTGAAATCCCTCTCACTCAATTGTTAATTGGTGGGAATGGGATTACGAGCAAGTGCCCTGTGATGGAGTGGATTGTATGTCTGTATCTATGGCCTTCACTTACAGCACAGACAAAGCAGGTGTCATGCCAGGTGTAACCGAGGGCCTCCAGGAACTTGTCTCCAGCCTCGATGGGGAACTCACAACCATGGCAGCCAGTCCCAAACAAATTGTAGAAGTCTTTCAGAGAAAAAGATTGCATACATCAAATAAACCGACCATGATGGCCAGACCCGATTCAATTTTAGTAGTCTACACAGAGATAATAAAGCACCTTGTTCACAGTATGGTTCTCCATCCTCCAGGTGGAAGGTGTTGTTTCTGATCGGCTGCTGACAGGAAGCGCACAGAAAGCAGTAGACATGCCACGTCTGTTTGAGGGCGTTTATCACCTCCTAGGTGCAAATGCAAACAAAGTGGTTAGATAGAGCACCATACACTTTGTCAGGAGCATtggtatctgtgtgtgtgccagtgacAGTAACTGGAAAATTAGATCCACTCCTCCAGAAAGTGGAAAGGATACAGTGACTTTTGGAGGGATTATGTTACCTTGCTTACTGGGTCGTTTTTTGTAACATTGCTCAACAAAAGTCATCAATTTCTAATTATCAATCCCTATTTGATCAGAATAATCAAGTGTTACATGTGTCAGGAATGCAGTCTTTCATACAGTGTGCTATTTTCTCATGTCACActtaaatgttatatttgttCTTCTGGGACCGCATGACCCAGCTTAAAATAGACATACTGCTTTCCCACCCTTAAACTGTGAGAACAAGACAGGGCAGGGAATCAATGGAAAGTTGGTGGGCCGGAGTAAAATGAAGGATtaggagagagggagtgagaaaACAGGTTAATAAGAAGCAGTAAGCTGGTTGAAGATGTGTGAGAAATAGAGGGTTGAAAGGGATTGAGCCTAAAGAGGTTAGAACACGTGAGGGATGAATGTCAGAGCTGTTATAAGATCACAGATCTCAGCTTCCTAACACTCTAGGTTCAAGCTACACCTGCAGCCTCTAGGCCACTAAGCCGAATTCTCCTAACACCCAACATATACTGCATTCCTTAGTTTCAGTGGTGGTCACTATAGAAATTCCCTAAACCTGCAGCTTTCCTGCCTCAGTCACCTACACTTGCCTGCATCTTTGAGGTTAGAACTACAGTGGCAGCAACTTGATGATGGCTACACATACATTTTATGCCAGTTTGTTATTTGTCTCAATTTGATAACAATAGCTCCTTACGAACAATGCAGATTATAAAGCAGTATGAAAAAATGGAGTGGCCATGATAATCTGAGCTCACTCTGATATTTATCCAGGCTTGGCAGCCATTAGTGCCTACAAGCACTCTTATCCATAATACTACAAGTGACACAGGTTAGGAGGTAATTGTCGGGTCAGGGCAGCCAGCTACTGGGCAACAATGCACATACATGAGTCGAGTTCAAATGTTGTGTCAACTGCCATTGTAACCCAGTAAGAAGTGGGATGTtttaattacaataataaaaaaccacttagttttaatgtttaaaaatgtagttttattaAAAGTCAAGTATCTTACATTTGGGAGGTCCATATCATCATGTTTATCTGGTGTTGGCTTTTAAGCAATTTTATGCTTCCATTTTCCCATTTCAGAGTGGAAAAGTGACTATAAATTACACTGACTAAATGGTCCGTCTAGTTGCTGTTAGACAGTCTCTCATCTTTGTAGAGACCAAGATGTACTGTAATTTTGCAAATTGTTTAGTCTTTCCAAAGCATGGTTATAGTTAGGCAAAAGGGAaggcaaaaacaggaaaaagaagagtCGGCAACAAGCTTTGACTAACAGACAGAAACTCCATAAAGtagagaaaagtcagaaattGATATGTGTGACAGGTTTGCACTGAATACCACAGAGGAGTACTATCAGTTTTGGTCTTCAAACAAAAACCAACAGGCACACAAAGTTCAGCTTTACAGTAAGTGACTGTAACTACCTTAAAATCTTCATATGCTTAAATATAACAAGACAAGACTAGCAGAACTTTCATTACCATTACCGTTCTCTGCATCCATAATTCaagtttattgtttttgttcataatcTTTTCAGGTACAGAATGCAATAAAACTACCCTCACCAAGTTAATGAATCTCAGAATCCCATCAGACATtctgctgaaaaaaaaccccccaaccCAATAATGTCCTGACATCAAGTTGATCACACCTTcacaccagcacacacaaacacacacacaccccctaTTGCTCCATTTCTCACCTTACACACTAACTCACCCCCAGTATCTTGGTTTGGCAGCGGCTGCACGATGGAGCGAAGAAATCTTCATAGCAGTGTTCACAGTAGACAGATCCCTGTTCCTCAACAAAGCCTATATCTGCCAGGGACGTACGGCAGTGGAAACAGTTAAATTCCTCCTTATGCCATGATTTCCCCATTGCTACCAAAAATGGCcccctaaaagaaaaaaaaagacaggcaAAGACAATATGAGAATGACTGTATTGACATAAATGAACACATATACAAGAGACAGAGGcaaactattttatttacttgtgtTATCATGAGATTGATTACAGAAGGGTACCCAGTCATAAATGCAAAGTACCACACAGCTCACCAGAGCAGAGATGAGGGAAGTTCATAAAGTGAAAGCCCTCTAATGTCATTGTCAGGCCTTTAAAcagccactagggggcagataGGCTTACAATAAaggaataaagaataaatgacaaTGTGGCTGACTTGTTTCTGTCTGACTGCTAAAAGTTCTCTTGGTAACTACATACAAGTTCTTTCCTGCTGctcatttcttcttctacagAATACTGAATACAGTAATTTGTAATTATTAGGATTTACCTATTGAGAGGTAAACAGTAGGGCACTGTTGAAGGTAGATGATATTGATTTTGTGATTTAAGAGTTATCAAGTcgattattttcagtattgattAATATTGGTTATTCATCAATTACTTACTTATTCTATACtatgtctgaaaatagtgaaaaatggccaTTACCCAGAGCCCTATGGTCACATAATCAAATTGGTGGTTTTGTGCACTGAACAGTCCAAGATGAACACTCCAAAGGTTTTataattacaatgttttttgtcaactttgtcaatcaactaatcaattaataatttacatttaGAAATCCAAAGGTCCTCTGTAACCATCATCCTCTGCTTCCACTCATACAGCACTTCAACCCTGTCCACCCTGATGATTAGGTAAAGTGGGAAAACTACAGAGACCAATTTACTTGACACAATGGCAGTGCTTATCTGAGCCTACTCTGATAGTGGCATAAGCTCTGGCAGCCATTAGCATGTGAGCAACCCTATCCTTAGTGATATGTAATGTAAGGTGACACAAGTTGGGAGATAACACTTGTTAAAGGGCAATCAGCTACTTGGCAAGAAGATGGGTAGACAGCGGGGAGGATAAGGAGAGATTCCATAATGATGACTggatttcagaaaaaaaaatcattttatcttttatagGACAATTATAAGGACCTTTAAGACTTTTTGTAGATGGAAAATTAAATTCATGTAACCTGTTTAGACAATCTGGAGGAAATCATCACAAAATGTgttaacagaaaatcaaaaacgGCCCTGTCGTTTATGTTTTGTACGCCAAATCAAACTCCACATCTTATACCACTAACATCCACTTACAGATCAGATTCTCTATTGTCAATCCTAACTTTATCCTAACTTTAAATGGGTGACTGAATAACTGACCCAACTGGAAAAACAAGGGTTGGTATCACAAACACGTGTGCAACAGTGTGTCTATGTATATATGCAACATCTCTCTACAATAAGATCTACTGCAAGAGCAACTTAATTCCCCTTACCCTTATCTACATTACAGTCAAATCTTTGTAGTTCTACAGTTTCATACACAGATTACTTACTCGAGATGGTTTCAAGTTAATTATTTTAAGAGCGTAATTGGGACACTGAATAATTGAGGAGTAGACGTATTTTCCATTTCCCATTGTCTGTTTGCTTGAGTACAAGTGTGCTGCCAACctgaagagattttttttttttattatcctAGTGCAAGCAGAGTATGAGCAAGATATGATGAGGAACTTGGCCATGACATGCTTTCTCTTTCCTTGTGATATAGCCCAtggatagtttattcataataTCCCCATTCTGCTGTCAAGAGTGACGCGACCACAATGATCACTGTATAGAATTCTAATTGTGTTGTCAAGTTAAAACCggtaaaattaaaatatcaaacagACTCCAAATTAGTATGTACAGAGATTCTTAAGTCATTTTTATGATGATAAATTACCTTCTTAACcatatttcattatattaatttattgacTGTGTTCAATTAAATATTCAGCAGACCAGTTTTCCCTCACCTAATGACCATGTTGCAGTGGGCACACATGGGCGTGCGAGTCCCAGCAGGGATGTGTTCTGCCATTTGGACCAGAGAGTCCTCATCTTTAGGGTGGGGCTGAGGCGCAGGTCGGGCTGGGACAGGACCCCTTGGAACACTAGCACTTCCATTACCCTTCATACCAAACGACGGTGTGATTAAACCAGTCCGTGGACGGAGCCCTGTGGGAGGTGAAGGCCAAATTGGTTAGGCAACAGAAATGCAAAAGGAAAGAGTAATAGATAGAAACTCAAAAAAGTGAGGACTTGCAACATCACAAAggatgcatgtgtatgtgtgtgtgtctgcgtttTCTTCCCAGGTGTGTATTTGACCTCTACCCTCTTTGTCTATACACCCAGCAGGTGTCATGGCGGTGCATGCAGCTGGCTGACTACTGTTGTCACAACCTTGGATTCACCACATCAATCTTCAGCAACGCACAGAATCTTTCACTCCACTTTCGACACATTCCTATGGCAtatgtgcatgcatacacatgaCCAAACGCAcacaaccacatacacacacacatagaccaCCAAGACATTCCCACAGCTAAAACCCAGACACCTGGCTAAACATGTAGCTTAGCCTTTGATCTCCACGTGGTGGATGGAgaagtgtttttgtatgtatgtgcatggtGAGACAACAGCCACCTTTGGAGCTTGGCTTTACAATTACATGTCATGTTGTTAAGTATCTGTCTTTGGGCAGGGGGtgagctgtttttacatttgatgttaGCTATCAGGGCATTAATTTAAACCCTCATCATATAAAAAGATGGCTTAAATTGAAGCTTGGGTTCGACAGATGGAGGCAGCTTGCAGATGCCATAGATACAAACCTATAAGACTGCTTAAACCAGGATTccttgcaaagaaaaaaaaagtgacactaATGTGTTAGTTGTAATTAAAAGTCATCTTAGGGTCAAACAATTTTACATGGTTTGACTTATCAACCTGTTAGGGAAGCAACCATTGATTACAGCAACATGCACCTCATAAGGTTGTGTTCAAATATGAAGCTCATTCAGGAATGGGGGGGAGCagttagttgtgtgtgtgtgtgtgtgctcgcgTTTTCAAATTTCAACACCATGTCAATTTGTTTTACAATGTGCATTTGCAACAAGGTTGTGAAGGCCTTGCTAGCTCAGCTGCAGCTCAGCATTCAAAATGGGTCAGTGGCTCACTGCTGCTGGGGTGCTATACGGCTGGTAGTATATTTTCATGATCCCTGGTCCCTGGGTGAGTGACTACATTTACGATTTTTGTTGAGCGGCAGTTACATAAGGAAGAGAAATGGAGGAGTAGACTTGGTCTAAAAGACTGGATGGTAATAAAAGCTGCAGCATAGGCTGGTTATGTTCATATAGAAGAAAACTTGCttacaaataaacagacaaataattATATAGATATTCATTTTAAGTAAATAGATGATAAACAGGATAATGCActgaaaaaacattcaaacttgGAATTTCTGGGCCGAGTGCAGACGGAGCACGGGTATTATACTGCAGCTCTGTGGCATACCcttaaaactttattcataaCTCCTGACAGGTCCCTTCAGTAAATATTATCTTTCTGACAGAGTAGTACTGCTACACGTGTGACTGAGCAAGGCAGCACAGAAAGAGCCGGGCGTTCTCGCCTGCTTAATGGGCTTCCACAGAGGAAAAAGacgagaaaagaaaaagaaagtctgAAATGACCTATTTCACAACATATGTCACGCTACAACCATGGAAAATAAGCCTCTTTCCCTTGC
Protein-coding regions in this window:
- the pdlim5a gene encoding PDZ and LIM domain protein 5a isoform X7, whose translation is MSNYSVTLLGPAPWGFRLQGGKDFNMPLTISRLTDGGKAAKGGIAVGDMVLSIDGITTEGMNHLEAQNKIKSCTGNLSLTLQKASSVPKPPPVAPKTAAHRQVTNGPHSILKKPLPPRAPRKHVVDTDIHFYHVPTHADASRKRIMEDTEDWRPRTGTTQSRSFKILAQITGTENVAQDEDADTAKKTNEEAEEPELSSHESAVVKTMIKGPAATPGLRPRTGLITPSFGMKGNGSASVPRGPVPARPAPQPHPKDEDSLVQMAEHIPAGTRTPMCAHCNMVIRGPFLVAMGKSWHKEEFNCFHCRTSLADIGFVEEQGSVYCEHCYEDFFAPSCSRCQTKILGEVINALKQTWHVYCFLCASCQQPIRNNTFHLEDGEPYCEQDFYNLFGTGCHGCEFPIEAGDKFLEALGYTWHDTCFVCAVCCTTLEGQTFFSKKDKPLCKKHANTLKI